From Apis mellifera strain DH4 linkage group LG5, Amel_HAv3.1, whole genome shotgun sequence, the proteins below share one genomic window:
- the LOC409686 gene encoding NACHT domain- and WD repeat-containing protein 1 — protein MNLEVELIAGVIKGGPSPKNLPAPRLIKIFIAGERNEFIEERKQLLELVGPELQSIYDDMGIEVLLVDMQYATNVNPDQNPFLAEHFFDEIHAAYQHSRGCFLLLLIGDEHNVGWLPTKLTSATYEILSNRCDDMKEYYECDSDDCYVLKVGRLGTTKDSWHSSEPTLREALKKAAESAVTDQCDNEEIKNILKSAAERQLEYALQLDETGDGIIAVKRTWKGKKSTRAVASLKSLVDNRLPSDNVINIDVDQKQGGINPDNRSHKGYLAHLCRLVVNRVQNLVNASIEADPEIKSKKKMVQEIYAESLVHLALLREIKPCENNENIERIREILISGKSQKHGPILIKGGKYSGKSSLLSRIYEDASTWLDCPTFRIVRLCASTPRSAYSLELLRVLCQHVGFLSGSLDGNLPKDASFDPLYLNNWLGQIMRRIEEEPIKEQLVILLDDIHRLHSLDCDIVAALSWMPLNLPPGVHLIVTTALPPEVLRLTPIQKERLRSNEILIELQDSNSDLQESENVFDTLEELVGECAANRIGAILASTEYGLSETEILEVIMPTGGDGPLFLKEGFFNFATWCLIRRTFNEFLKVRVMSGRLLFSWRYPIRDLARKKYFANQETLKNYHGELTNLFFSEDFEEKDDKSFSVEETPKKETPFQSRPRTETAAYNLRHVEEGWLHLLRGGDVEKLKKLAVCAFDFLLAAVQMISVSYLRCVLEHSRKYLLNRDLELVYYTVRKSSDILTRDPLQLGAQLICWLRPVAEDGGDLVSRMVTAAMAWCDGYTAPLLVPLNGWLQPPLPLQIRTLSYPQGVKLVEATTSGQHVIIVPFQGDAQLWHVMSGQLVHTFKGHSNPILCLAVTEHSQYLLTGSEDTSIIVWDMKELSLKLRIQEHIAPVLCLTSAIKNPMIISGGEDSRIIVTSLLTGDVLIKVDHHRGPVNSIRIDSTGEFLVTGSSDCTVCLWCLDGFSLLRSTVLPSPVTMIDISADSVFLLAACEDQKLYLRCLATGTEIHTLRGHQGEVKSICLARDCRRAIAGGIKGKISVFDMHSGRLTRTLPANPSADVTAVKVTEKDDFLITASGDRVAYWSFRSEEANTKRQKSSSAESLHPHTAPISCLDISRDRAMAVTGGVDSLVNLWQLNTHELLYTFEGHIASVTCIAFSPSGLFVASGSEDKTIRVWGLNLSILVTTFKHQAPVTAVTVMYDGRRVVSSDRAGGIRVWAADTGTLIQSVCGPGRCFTVSSDMRYAICGTGDNQLRIIGLGVGPEEKYQVSHSQEITCLVVTPDSRSLITGSRDMSLKVWQLAGGKLSQVLVGHTDHVTCVAVAVLDKSIVVSGSRDANLIIWDINTGSDLHTLKGHLGYITCIKLSGDGSLAASGSEDKSLIIWDMKKGCSLSSIMLHVPVLGLEVATDLSRLALHLLEHKCMPILCLHNTPAQYVKLPDYVAPWSDIRDLRLPGPKRPHKRLLKKEVSLDSDTWHRKYGHLTSGMLTSSVEDGLQRRFSVSASMDEISKVGLTSSPSGLGPEQAALAQSQHFDQLEALWNKQSPPARPRAHGRTLSKQSSLQATRISDSEEEGVPD, from the exons ATGAATCTGGAAGTGGAACTTATCGCAGGAGTGATTAAGGGTGGACCATCTCCTAAAAACTTACCCGCTCCGAGgctcattaaaattttcatcgctGGAGAACGGAATG AATTTATAGAAGAAAGGAAGCAATTATTGGAACTGGTCGGTCCTGAGCTGCAATCGATTTATGATGACATGGGAATCGAG GTTCTGCTAGTGGATATGCAATATGCAACAAACGTGAATCCTGATCAAAATCCATTCTTAGCCGAACATTTTTTCGACGAAATACACGCTGCTTATCAACATTCGAGGGGTTGTTTTTTATTG CTATTAATCGGTGACGAGCACAATGTCGGATGGTTACCAACGAAGCTCACTTCCGCAACCTACGAAATCCTTTCGAATCGCTGCGACGATATGAAGGAGTACTATGAATGCGATAGCGATGATTGCTACGTCCTAAAGGTTGGCAG ATTGGGAACTACGAAGGACAGTTGGCATAGTTCGGAACCAACGTTAAGGGAGGCGTTGAAAAAGGCTGCGGAATCTGCAGTTACGGATCAATGTGATAACGAAgagattaagaatatattgaaGAGCGCTGCTGAGAGACAGCTCGAGTACGCCTTGC AACTGGACGAAACAGGTGACGGCATAATAGCCGTGAAACGCACATGGAAAGGCAAAAAGAGCACAAGAGCAGTTGCCTCGTTGAAGTCTTTGGTGGACAACCGTCTCCCATCCGACAATGTAATTAACATCGATGTGGATCAGAAGCAAGGCGGCATTAATCCCGATAATAGATCCCATAAAGGCTACCTGGCTCATCTTTGTCGCCTGGTGGTGAATCGCGTGCAGAATTTGGTGAACGCATCTATAGAAGCGGATCCAGAAATCAAGAGCAAGAAGAAGATGGTGCAGGAAATCTATGCGGAGAGTTTGGTACATCTGGCGCTTCTTAGGGAGATTAAACCCTGCGAGAACAACGAGAATATTGAAAGGATCAGGGAGATCTTAATATCGG GTAAATCACAGAAGCATGGCCCTATATTGATAAAAGGCGGTAAATATTCGGGGAAATCATCGTTGCTGTCAAGAATTTACGAGGATGCTTCCACCTGGTTGGATTGTCCCACGTTCAGGATTGTTCGCCTCTGTGCGTCTACACCTCGATCAGCGTATAGTCTCGAACTGCTTCGCGTGCTCTGTCAACACGTCGGCTTCCTTTCCGGCTCGTTAGATGGAAATCTTCCCAAAGACGCCTCGTTTGATCCTCTTTATTTGAACAATTGGCTGGGACAAATTATGAGACGGATCGAGGAGGAACCTATAAAGGAACAGTTGGTCATTCTTCTTGATGACATTCATCGATTGCACTCTCTCGATTGCGATATCGTCGCTGCTCTATCCTGGATGCCATTGAATCTACCACCAG GAGTACATTTAATAGTGACTACAGCTCTTCCTCCGGAGGTACTACGGCTCACTCCAATACAAAAAGAGAGATTACGTAgcaacgaaattttaatcgagctTCAAGACTCGAATTCAGATTTGCAAGAGAGTGAGAACGTTTTTGACACATTGGAGGAACTGGTGGGTGAATGCGCGGCTAATAGAATTGGCGCCATTTTGGCTTCCACGGAGTACGGTTTATCGGAAACAGAGATTCTCGAGGTGATCATGCCAACAGGAGGCGACGGACCATTATTCTTAAAAGAAGGATTCTTCAATTTTGCCACCTGGTGTTTGATTAGAAGAACATTCAACGAATTTCTCAAG GTGCGTGTAATGAGTGGAAGACTGTTATTCTCCTGGCGTTATCCAATTCGCGATCTGGCCAGGAAAAAATACTTTGCCAATCAAGAAACGTTGAAGAATTACCACGGAGAATTGAcgaatcttttcttctcgGAAGATTTCGAAGAGAAGGACGATAAATCCTTCTCCGTAGAGGAAACTCCAAAAAAGGAGACGCCTTTTCAGAGTAGGCCGAGGACAGAAACCGCAGCATATAATCTGAGACACGTGGAGGAAGGTTGGTTGCATTTGTTGCGAGGTGGGGATGTAGAGAAGTTGAAGAAATTGGCAGTGTGCGCGTTCGATTTCCTCTTGGCCGCCGTACAAATGATTTCTGTTAGCTACTTGAGGTGTGTTCTTGAACACtcgagaaaatatttgctGAACAGAGACTTGGAATTGGTGTATTATACGGTGAGGAAATCTAGCGACATCTTAACGAGGGATCCTCTTCAACTTGGAGCGCAACTGATCTGTTGGTTGAGGCCTGTGGCTGAAGATGGTGGCGATCTG GTAAGCAGAATGGTAACAGCAGCAATGGCATGGTGCGATGGTTACACGGCCCCATTATTGGTACCATTGAACGGATGGCTGCAACCACCGTTACCTCTTCAAATTCGCACTTTATCTTATCCACAAGGTGTGAAACTCGTCGAGGCAACTACTTCCGGCCAACATGTTATCATTGTTCCTTTCCAAGGAGATGCTCAATTATGGCACGTGATGTCTGGACAATTGGTTCATACGTTTAAAG GACATTCGAATCCAATTTTGTGCTTAGCTGTGACGGAACACTCGCAATATTTGCTGACAGGCTCTGAAGATACTTCAATTATAGTCTGGGATATGAAGGAATTGAGCCTAAAATTGAGAATACAAGAACACATTGCACCAGTTCTGTGCTTAACGTCTGCTATTAAGAATCCTATGATTATCAG tgGAGGCGAAGATTCCAGAATAATCGTTACCAGCCTCTTAACCGGCGACGTCCTCATCAAAGTAGATCATCATCGAGGGCCAGTGAACTCTATTCGCATCGATTCTACCGGCGAATTCCTCGTTACCGGTTCTTCAGACTGTACAGTCTGTTTGTGGTGTCTGGATGGATTCTCGTTGTTAAGGAGCACCGTTCTACCCTCCCCGGTGACAATGATCGACATATCGGCGGATTCCGTGTTCTTGTTGGCAGCCTGCGAGGATCAAAAGTTGTACTTGAGGTGTTTGGCCACGGGGACTGAGATCCACACATTGAGGGGCCACCAGGGAGAAGTGAAGAGTATCTGTTTGGCGAGGGATTGCAGAAGAGCCATTGCTGGTGGCATCAAGGGGAAGATTTCAGTGTTTGATATGCACAGTGGAAGATTGACCAGGACATTGCCTGCCAACCCTTCAGCGGATGTTACTGCTGTCAAG GTAACCGAGAAAGACGACTTCCTGATAACAGCTTCTGGCGATCGAGTGGCTTATTGGAGCTTTCGTAGCGAAGAGGCTAATACTAAGCGACAAAAGTCCAGCAGTGCAGAATCATTGCATCCGCACACTGCTCCTATATCTTGTTTGGATATATCCAGAGACAGAGCGATGGCGGTTACCGGTGGTGTCGATTCTCTCGTCAATCTTTGGCAATTAAACACTCACGAATTGCTTTACACTTTCGAGGGCCATATCGCTAGCGTGACTTGTATTGCATTTTCACCTTCCGGTTTATTTGTTGCTTCTG gTTCCGAGGATAAAACAATTCGCGTTTGGGGCCTGAATTTAAGCATATTGGTGACAACGTTTAAACACCAGGCACCTGTCACTGCAGTGACAGTCATGTACGATGGCCGAAGAGTGGTCAGTTCTGACAGAGCTGGTGGAATTCGAGTTTGGGCAGCTGATACCGGCACTCTGATTCAATCAGTATGCGGACCAGGTCGTTGTTTTACAGTTTCTTCTGATATgag ATATGCGATATGCGGCACAGGAGACAATCAATTAAGAATCATAGGTTTAGGTGTTGGTCCAGAAGAAAAATACCAAGTATCGCATTCTCAAGAAATTACTTGTCTTGTCGTGACTCCAGATTCTCGATCATTGATCACGGGTTCCAGAGACATGAGTTTGAAAGTTTGGCAACTCGCTGGTGGCAAATTATCACAg GTTTTAGTGGGTCACACGGATCACGTTACCTGCGTCGCAGTTGCCGTTTTGGACAAATCTATTGTAGTGTCTGGTTCCAGAGATGCCAATCTGATTATTTGGGATATTAACACTGGCAGCGATCTTCACACTTTGAAGGGCCACTTAGGGTATATAACCTGCATTAAGTTGTCAGGGGATGGAAGTTTAGCCGCCTCTGGAAGCGAAGACAAAAGTTTGATTATCTGGGACATGAAAAAGGGTTGCTCCCTGAGCAGTATAATGTTACACGTTCCTGTGTTGGGTCTCGAGGTCGCCACGGATCTGTCGAGACTTGCATTGCATTTACTTGAGCATAAGTGCATGCCTATCCTCTGTTTGCACAATACCCCTGCACAGTATGTCAAATTACCTGATTATGTGGCACCATGGAGCGATATCAGAGATTTGAGGTTACCTGGACCAAAGAGACCGCATAAGAGATTGTTGAAGAAGGAAGTGTCACTGGACAGTGACACGTGGCATAGGAAATATGGCCATCTTACATCAG GTATGTTGACATCATCGGTGGAGGATGGATTACAACGAAGATTTAGCGTAAGCGCTTCCATGGACGAGATCAGCAAGGTTGGATTAACGAGTAGTCCATCCGGTTTAGGGCCGGAACAGGCTGCTCTCGCTCAATCGCAACACTTCGATCAACTCGAAGCACTTTGGAACAAACAATCACCGCCTGCTAGACCTCGTGCTCATGGTAGAACATTATCTAAGCAAAGCTCGTTACAAGCCACGCGAATATCTGATTCTGAAGAGGAGG gtgTACCAGATTAA